One Scomber scombrus chromosome 1, fScoSco1.1, whole genome shotgun sequence DNA segment encodes these proteins:
- the LOC133981161 gene encoding cytochrome P450 1A1: MALMILPFIGSLSVSESLVAMTTVCLVYLILKFFRTEIPEGLRRLPGPKPLPIIGNVLEVGSKPYLSLTAMSKHYGPVFQIQIGMRPVVVLGSNEIVRQALIKQGEDFSGRPDLYSFRFINNGKSLSFSTDKAGVWRARRKLAYSALRSFSTLEGTTPEYSCMLEEHICKEGEYLLKQLNSVMKEDGSFDPFRNIVVSVANVICGMCFGRRYDHNDQELVGLVNLSDEFGQVVGSGNPADFIPLLQFLPSTSMKRFVDINERFVKFVQKIVTEHYSTFDKDNIRDITDSLIDHCEDRKLDENSNIQMSDEKIVGIVNDLFGAGFDTVSTALSWSVMYMVAYPEVQERLFQELKDKVGLERTPLLSDRPHLPYLEAFIMEIFRHSSFLPFTIPHCTTRDTSLNGFFIPKDTCVFINQWQVNHDPELWKDPSSFNPERFLSADGTELNRLEGEKVLTFGMGKRRCIGEVIARNEVYLFLAIIVQKLHFHAMPGEPLDMTPEYGLTMKHKRCHLRATMRARNEH, from the exons ATGGCGCTAATGATACTGCCATTCATTGGATCACTGTCGGTATCTGAGAGTTTGGTGGCCATGACAACGGTGTGTCTGGTCTACCTGATCCTCAAGTTCTTCCGCACTGAGATTCCTGAGGGGCTTCGTCGGCTCCCTGGCCCAAAGCCCCTGCCTATAATTGGAAATGTGCTGGAGGTGGGCAGCAAACCTTACCTGAGTCTCACTGCCATGAGCAAGCACTACGGCCCTGTGTTTCAGATCCAGATCGGCATGCGCCCTGTGGTCGTGCTGGGCAGCAATGAAATAGTCCGACAGGCTCTCATCAAGCAAGGGGAGGATTTTTCAGGCAGGCCTGACCTGTACAGCTTCAGGTTCATCAACAATGGCAAGAGTCTGTCCTTCAGTACAGACAAGGCCGGTGTCTGGCGTGCCCGCAGGAAGCTGGCCTACAGTGCTCTTCGCTCTTTCTCCACCCTGGAGGGCACGACCCCAGAGTACTCCTGCATGCTGGAGGAACACATCTGCAAAGAGGGAGAGTATCTGCTCAAACAGCTGAACAGTGTCATGAAGGAAGATGGCAGCTTTGACCCCTTCCGCAACATTGTTGTCTCTGTTGCTAATGTGATCTGTGGTATGTGCTTTGGCCGGCGTTATGACCACAATGACCAAGAGCTGGTCGGCTTGGTAAACCTCAGCGATGAGTTCGGCCAGGTGGTGGGCAGTGGCAACCCTGCAGACTTCATCCCTCTTCTTCAGTTCCTGCCCAGTACATCAATGAAGAGGTTTGTGGACATCAATGAGCGCTTCGTCAAGTTTGTGCAAAAGATCGTCACCGAGCACTATTCCACTTTTGACAAG GACAACATTCGTGACATCACGGACTCCCTAATTGATCATTGCGAGGACAGGAAGTTGGATGAGAATTCCAACATCCAGAtgtcagatgagaagattgtAGGGATTGTCAATGACCTGTTTGGAGCTG GTTTTGACACTGTCTCCACGGCCCTGTCTTGGTCAGTGATGTACATGGTGGCTTACCCAGAGGTTCAAGAAAGGCTTTTTCAAGAACTGA AGGACAAAGTAGGACTGGAACGCACTCCTCTTCTTTCCGATAGACCCCATTTACCCTATCTGGAGGCCTTCATCATGGAGATCTTTCGCCACTCTTCATTCCTGCCCTTCACGATCCCACACTG caCCACCAGAGACACATCTCTGAATGGCTTCTTCATTCCTAAAGACACATGTGTCTTCATCAATCAGTGGCAGGTCAACCATGATCC TGAGCTGTGGAAAGATCCGTCCTCCTTCAATCCAGAACGCTTCCTGAGTGCTGACGGCACTGAGCTCAACAGGCTGGAAGGGGAGAAGGTGTTGACTTTTGGTATGGGAAAGCGCCGCTGCATCGGCGAGGTCATTGCACGAAATGAAGTCTACCTCTTCTTGGCCATCATTGTCCAGAAGCTGCACTTCCATGCCATGCCAGGAGAGCCACTGGACATGACTCCAGAATATGGTCTCACAATGAAGCATAAACGCTGCCACTTGAGAGCCACAATGCGAGCAAGGAATGAGCACTGA